The following proteins are encoded in a genomic region of Triticum dicoccoides isolate Atlit2015 ecotype Zavitan chromosome 1B, WEW_v2.0, whole genome shotgun sequence:
- the LOC119325912 gene encoding protein O-glucosyltransferase 1-like — protein sequence MGGYTTEGGGARAARAGRYPPLASLVVSTIAAFSAVIVIAVLHSAYDDALSRTRTLLGHNLEPTPWHPFPHDKGRPPPRAALRCASYLSCLPPLLQPKPAAAAANASRPRQCPSYFAAIRRDLAPWRRRDGGGGGITRALLESGRYRASMRVTITGGGTRLHVDLYYACVQSRALFTVWSLLQLMRRYPGRVPDVDLMFDCMDRPAINRTEHTGEGAPPPPPLFRYCTTRDHFDIPFPDWSFWGWPETHIEPWTREFRSIKQGSRRVKWPDRVPTAYWKGNPDVASPLRLALLACNDTNLWRAEIMRQNWEEEAKSGYQNSKLSSQCTHRYKIYAEGFAWSVSLKYILSCGSMALLIDPLYQDFFSRGLEPRVNHWPVSTVGMCESIRDAVEWGNAHPEEAERVGKRGQRLMQELGMDTVYDYMLHLLTEYAALLDFRPAPPHTAQEACAGSVLCLADDRQRRFLESSAAYPATAGPCSMPPSDG from the exons ATGGGCGGCTACACGACGGAGGGCGGCGGCGCCCGTGCCGCCCGCGCCGGACGGtaccctcccctcgcctccctcgtCGTCTCCACCATCGCCGCCTTCTCCGCCGTCATCGTCATCGCCGTCCTCCACTCG GCGTACGACGACGCGCTGTCCCGGACGCGGACGCTGCTGGGGCACAACCTGGAGCCGACGCCGTGGCACCCGTTCCCGCACGACAAgggccgcccgccgccgcgcgccgcgcTCCGGTGCGCCTCCTACCTCTCCTGCCTCCCGCCGCTCTTGCAGCCGaagccagcggcggcggcggccaacgcgtcgcggcCGCGGCAGTGCCCGTCCTACTTCGCCGCCATCCGCCGCGACCTGGCGCCCTGGCggcggcgcgacggcggcggcggcggcatcacgCGCGCGCTCCTCGAGTCGGGCCGCTACCGCGCGTCCATGCGCGTCACCATCACGGGCGGCGGGACGCGGCTGCACGTGGACCTCTACTACGCCTGCGTCCAGAGCCGCGCGCTCTTCACCGTGTGGAGCCTGCTGCAGCTCATGCGGCGGTACCCCGGCCGCGTCCCGGACGTGGACCTCATGTTCGACTGCATGGACCGGCCCGCCATCAACCGCACGGAGCACACCGGCGagggcgcgccgccgccgcctcccctgttCCGCTACTGCACCACCCGCGACCACTTCGACATCCCGTTCCCGGACTGGTCCTTCTGGGGCTGGCCGGAGACGCACATCGAGCCGTGGACCCGGGAGTTCAGGAGCATCAAGCAGGGCTCCAGGCGGGTGAAGTGGCCGGACAGGGTGCCCACGGCGTACTGGAAGGGCAACCCGGACGTGGCGTCGCCACTACGACTCGCTCTGCTCGCCTGCAACGACACCAACCTGTGGCGAGCCGAGATCATGCGCCAA AACTGGGAGGAGGAGGCCAAATCCGGGTACCAGAACTCCAAGCTCTCCAGCCAGTGCACGCACCG GTACAAGATCTACGCGGAGGGGTTCGCGTGGTCGGTGAGCCTCAAGTACATCCTGTCGTGCGGGTCCATGGCGCTGCTGATCGACCCGCTGTACCAGGACTTCTTCAGCCGGGGGCTGGAGCCGCGGGTGAACCACTGGCCGGTGAGCACGGTGGGGATGTGCGAGTCCATCCGGGACGCCGTGGAGTGGGGCAACGCGCACCCGGAGGAGGCGGAGCGCGTCGGGAAGCGCGGCCAGCGGCTCATGCAGGAGCTGGGCATGGACACCGTCTACGACTACATGCTGCACCTGCTCACCGAGTACGCCGCGCTGCTCGACTTCCGGCCGGCGCCGCCGCACACGGCACAGGAGGCCTGCGCCGGCTCCGTGCTCTGCCTCGCCGACGACCGCCAGAGGAGGTTCTTGGAGTCCTCCGCCGCGTACCCCGCCACCGCCGGACCGTGCTCCATGCCGCCGTCCGACGGCTGA